A single region of the Yersinia entomophaga genome encodes:
- the sseB gene encoding enhanced serine sensitivity protein SseB, producing the protein MSFPHLPSSDHDYSHDHEENTGENELEKLLKLAASESIHRPAFFRALLDATVLVLGDSGQESQDGEMTFSAGNGVNILHWEKQGGELTIPFFSSLETLQQAISQSEGEKEQPFVAMPVRVLFEMTQGASLFLNPKTEYGKEFYPEEVAMLLANGGVAKPTEMVVDKETQILLGQPEEYPSVIVDALTKLFSQRKPVRRAFLALMHDKSVDEKPNLLIGLEVDGSEEEIEILIQEAGHIASEHAPDDSPVDFCVVSEKERGVSHYLTTHTQPFYQRKWGSWLRNSIPSSGQA; encoded by the coding sequence ATGAGTTTTCCGCATCTTCCCTCATCTGATCATGACTATAGCCATGACCATGAAGAAAATACCGGTGAAAATGAGCTGGAGAAGCTATTAAAACTGGCGGCAAGTGAGTCTATTCACCGACCGGCCTTTTTCCGTGCCTTACTCGATGCCACCGTTTTGGTATTGGGCGATTCCGGGCAGGAAAGTCAGGACGGTGAAATGACTTTCTCCGCCGGTAATGGGGTGAATATTCTGCATTGGGAAAAACAGGGCGGCGAATTGACCATTCCTTTTTTTTCTTCGCTGGAAACTTTGCAGCAAGCGATCAGTCAATCTGAAGGCGAAAAAGAGCAGCCTTTTGTGGCGATGCCGGTACGCGTGCTGTTTGAAATGACGCAGGGAGCCAGCCTGTTTTTGAACCCGAAAACTGAATATGGCAAAGAATTCTATCCGGAAGAAGTGGCTATGCTATTGGCCAACGGTGGTGTAGCTAAACCAACGGAAATGGTGGTGGATAAAGAAACGCAGATTCTGCTTGGACAACCAGAAGAATATCCGTCGGTGATTGTTGATGCGTTAACCAAACTATTCAGCCAGCGCAAGCCGGTGCGCCGAGCATTTCTGGCGTTAATGCATGATAAAAGCGTGGATGAGAAACCGAATTTGCTGATCGGGCTGGAAGTGGATGGTTCAGAAGAAGAAATTGAAATTCTGATTCAGGAAGCCGGTCATATTGCCAGCGAGCACGCGCCAGACGATAGCCCGGTTGATTTTTGCGTGGTATCGGAAAAAGAACGAGGCGTTAGCCATTATTTGACTACGCATACGCAGCCTTTCTACCAACGGAAATGGGGCAGTTGGCTGCGAAATAGCATTCCTTCATCAGGGCAGGCGTAA